Genomic segment of Streptomyces roseifaciens:
CCTGGAGGAAACCTGCGACCTCCTCCTGACGTCCCTGCGCTCCGGCAACGACCAGGACGACGTGGCCCTCCTCATCGCCCGCGCCGTCCCGCCGGACCCTGCAGCCCCGCAACCGTGACCGGAAGCTCCGTCAGCGCGTGCGACCGGAAGGAAGGCCGCCACCGCAGCGCGCCGGCGGGCACGGCGAGCGCGATGCCCGGCAGGCGGCGCAGCAGCGTGGCCAGGGCGATCCGGATCTCCATCCGGGCCAGCGCGGCGCCCAGGCAGTAGTGCATGCCCTGGCCGAGCGCCAGGTGGGCCTTGTCCTCGCGGTGGATGTCGAAGCGGTCCGGATCCGGGTAACGGGCCGGATCCCGGTGGGCCGAGGCGAGGCAGAGCAGCACGGTGTCGCCCTGCGGTATCAGGACGCCCCCGATCGCGACCGGTTCGACCGGGAAGCGCCGGACGGCCATCTGATTGGGGTGGCCGTGACGCAGCAGCTCCTCGACGGCGCCCGGCCACAGCGCCGGGTCCGCGCGCACCTCGTCCAGCTGGCCGGGGTGCCCGAGCAGGGTCAGCAGACCGCCGCTGATCAGGTGCTGGGTGTTCTCGGTGCCCGCCATGAGGACGAGGAAGGCGAGGGAGACCAGTTCGTCCTCGCCGAGCCGGTCGCCCTCGTCGCGCGCGGCGATCAGAGCGGACAGCAGGTCGTCCCCGGGCGCGGCCCTGCGCGCCGCGACCAGGTCCAGCAGGAAGCGGTGGATGCGCTCCACCGCCTCCCCGGCCCGGGCCGGGTGCTCGGGCGCGAACATGGTGGTCACGTCCGCGGCGAACGGCTTCCTTCCGGCCTCCGGCACGCAGAAGAGGTCGCCGATGACGGTCAGCGGCAGCGGTGCGGCGAACTCCGCGACCAGGTCGGCGCTTCCGTCCGCGGCGATGCGCGCGGCGAGCGCACCGGCGAGCCGGTCCGCCGCGGCCTGGACGCGCCCGTTCAGCTCCGCCACGCGCCGCGGCGTGAAGCCCTGGGAGACCAGGCGGCGCAGCCTCAGGTGGTCGGCCGCGTCGATGTTGAGCAGGTTGGCGTCCAGGGCGGGCGGCAGGGCGAAGCCCTTGAAACCGGTGCCGGAGTGCGCCTTGTTCACCGACAGCCGCGGGTCGGTGAGGGCGGCCCGCACGTCGGCCTCGCGGGTGACGAGCCAGACGGGCGAGCCGTCGGGAAGGGCGATCCGGTGCACGGGGCCCGCCGCCCGCAGGCGCGCGTGGACGGGGTGGGGGTCGGCGAAGAACGCGGCGTCGAACGGGCGCGGGAGGGCGGCGGTGCCGGTGGTACCGGTGCTGTCGGCGGTGTCCATCGTCCGAGCGTAGGACGGGTGCAGGACGGGCCCTTGCCCAGGTCGACCGCCGAGGTCAGCGCAGCTGTACGCGGTAGAGCGTGCGGCGGTCGTCGATGGTGAGCCGTACCTCGCCCTTGGCGCCCGCGTACGCTCCCGTGCCGCCGACGACGGCCGCATCGGCGCGGTACGGTCCCCGTCCGAAGCGGTTCTCCATGGACTCCAGGACCAG
This window contains:
- a CDS encoding cytochrome P450 family protein: MDTADSTGTTGTAALPRPFDAAFFADPHPVHARLRAAGPVHRIALPDGSPVWLVTREADVRAALTDPRLSVNKAHSGTGFKGFALPPALDANLLNIDAADHLRLRRLVSQGFTPRRVAELNGRVQAAADRLAGALAARIAADGSADLVAEFAAPLPLTVIGDLFCVPEAGRKPFAADVTTMFAPEHPARAGEAVERIHRFLLDLVAARRAAPGDDLLSALIAARDEGDRLGEDELVSLAFLVLMAGTENTQHLISGGLLTLLGHPGQLDEVRADPALWPGAVEELLRHGHPNQMAVRRFPVEPVAIGGVLIPQGDTVLLCLASAHRDPARYPDPDRFDIHREDKAHLALGQGMHYCLGAALARMEIRIALATLLRRLPGIALAVPAGALRWRPSFRSHALTELPVTVAGLQGPAGRRGR